A stretch of [Clostridium] innocuum DNA encodes these proteins:
- a CDS encoding DUF2705 family protein, whose protein sequence is MRNSYKYWAFFLMMLFSEYLLIMNGTKDAGVLYDGIMFHSRFEFYLMNFSLFCVLPLYFFHIFEDLITERSALYVTRGISRKVFYRLFAKKIIMGVFFYEILKIIIYLIIGFLVYGKSFYISDFSFLIGMAVLNMVIEIGIIHMQMYLEIFNNSRIALFAVLLYYLISVIMGDVLFTNEIYGIPFILFIPNAIMQLRLEVITITSIAFLIIGTILTVLVFMFGQMRFCRKDLL, encoded by the coding sequence ATGAGAAATTCTTATAAATATTGGGCTTTTTTCCTGATGATGCTGTTTAGTGAATATCTGTTGATAATGAATGGTACAAAAGATGCAGGAGTATTGTATGATGGCATTATGTTTCATAGTCGATTTGAATTTTATCTCATGAATTTTTCGTTGTTTTGCGTATTACCACTCTATTTCTTTCATATCTTCGAAGATCTGATAACAGAGCGATCAGCACTTTATGTGACACGAGGGATAAGCAGAAAGGTGTTTTATAGATTATTTGCTAAGAAAATAATCATGGGGGTTTTCTTTTATGAGATTTTAAAGATAATCATATACCTCATTATTGGATTTTTAGTTTATGGAAAAAGTTTCTATATTTCAGATTTTTCCTTCCTGATCGGTATGGCGGTGCTGAATATGGTGATTGAAATAGGGATTATTCATATGCAGATGTATTTAGAAATTTTTAATAATTCACGAATTGCCTTGTTTGCTGTATTACTGTATTATCTGATATCTGTGATAATGGGAGATGTGTTATTTACAAATGAAATATATGGCATACCCTTTATCTTGTTTATACCAAATGCAATAATGCAGCTGCGATTAGAGGTTATAACTATTACATCGATCGCATTTCTCATAATAGGCACAATTTTAACAGTTCTGGTTTTCATGTTTGGGCAAATGAGGTTTTGTAGAAAGGATTTATTGTAA
- a CDS encoding DUF2712 domain-containing protein encodes MKTGKRKYAMSAAFAAFLALSAVSPIAAAYEDNDVDYQFHILKQQQNSRKTGRYCGTADVNNAWKVWMKRSEEGAWTYTTYWLEHYNGDNVAPSHSIRVEDGPQYYNTYSSASRSTVYLTAENNNKNDTDYFVSGVWDEETGKRYYP; translated from the coding sequence ATGAAAACAGGAAAAAGGAAGTATGCAATGAGTGCGGCATTCGCGGCATTTCTTGCTTTATCGGCTGTTTCACCAATCGCTGCGGCGTATGAAGACAATGATGTGGATTATCAATTCCACATATTGAAACAGCAACAAAATAGCAGAAAGACCGGCAGATATTGTGGTACGGCTGATGTGAACAATGCATGGAAGGTATGGATGAAAAGATCTGAAGAAGGCGCATGGACATATACGACTTACTGGCTGGAGCATTACAATGGAGATAATGTTGCTCCTTCCCATTCTATCCGTGTCGAAGATGGTCCACAGTATTATAATACGTATTCATCCGCAAGCCGATCTACTGTTTATTTAACAGCAGAGAATAATAATAAAAATGACACTGATTATTTTGTATCAGGTGTTTGGGACGAAGAAACAGGGAAGCGTTATTATCCGTAA
- a CDS encoding helix-turn-helix transcriptional regulator: MNKEQFAEKIIKLRKKKGYTQAQLAELLNVSNKAVSRWETAEGYPDITLLKPLSEALGISCDELLGDTESYSDLSRYDLQRYLPYALTLLALLLYYVFLKLQISQLLSFAAFLGMMIFSFVLMIQHTDKKGLPALTRWNLLLAYFPLVSVLQYVYILYLFLQFGFSSLLDVMAMQTEEVFNPYSLLVNGFETGITIYLLMYVAAFLLLVAVYGFLRHTFIMRYDIGWNALHKRVHVKEQEEKNILFRRWSSKGEAILRIMMPLAAAVTLTVIFLLLYQEYRSLIDQFHNSVPPDYSGNDYALTVSTEQLRVCRGRLLLILGGSCLLQLLAIMKSKRVLYYISNVSLLFLYGVITLLFTTIVDRFYIKLPFAFAITAGIGMIMWYCRDILQKKGKHGTGNKKI, translated from the coding sequence ATGAACAAAGAGCAATTTGCGGAAAAGATTATAAAGCTGCGCAAAAAGAAGGGGTACACGCAGGCACAGCTTGCAGAGCTGCTGAATGTCAGTAATAAGGCAGTTTCACGATGGGAAACGGCTGAGGGGTATCCCGACATTACATTACTGAAGCCGCTGAGCGAGGCATTGGGAATCAGCTGTGATGAGCTTCTCGGTGATACGGAAAGCTACAGTGATTTGTCGCGCTATGATTTACAGCGCTATCTTCCCTATGCACTAACTCTGCTTGCATTGCTGCTGTATTATGTGTTTTTAAAGCTTCAGATATCCCAACTGCTTTCCTTTGCGGCTTTTTTAGGCATGATGATCTTCAGCTTTGTACTCATGATTCAGCATACGGATAAAAAGGGACTTCCTGCGCTGACCCGCTGGAATCTGCTGCTGGCTTATTTCCCGCTTGTTTCCGTCCTGCAATATGTGTATATCCTATACCTGTTTCTGCAATTCGGTTTTTCCAGTTTGCTGGATGTGATGGCGATGCAGACGGAAGAGGTATTCAATCCTTACAGCCTTCTCGTGAACGGATTTGAAACCGGCATTACCATATATCTGCTGATGTATGTGGCTGCCTTTCTTTTGCTTGTGGCAGTGTATGGCTTTTTACGGCATACGTTCATTATGCGCTATGATATTGGCTGGAACGCCCTGCATAAAAGAGTACATGTAAAAGAACAGGAGGAAAAGAATATCCTGTTTCGCAGATGGTCAAGTAAGGGGGAAGCTATTTTACGTATTATGATGCCGCTGGCAGCCGCTGTGACACTGACAGTTATATTTCTTCTGCTGTATCAGGAATATCGTTCACTGATTGATCAATTCCATAATTCAGTACCTCCGGATTATTCCGGCAATGACTATGCGCTGACAGTATCTACCGAGCAGTTGCGTGTGTGCAGAGGAAGGCTGCTGTTGATTTTGGGTGGCTCCTGTCTGTTACAGCTGCTTGCGATTATGAAAAGCAAAAGAGTGCTGTATTACATTTCCAATGTCAGTCTGTTGTTCCTATACGGCGTGATTACGCTTTTGTTCACAACGATTGTAGACCGTTTCTATATAAAGCTTCCATTTGCATTTGCAATAACGGCGGGTATCGGCATGATCATGTGGTATTGCCGCGATATCCTGCAGAAAAAAGGAAAACATGGGACAGGGAATAAAAAAATATAG
- a CDS encoding putative manganese-dependent inorganic diphosphatase, translated as MKDVVHIIGHKNPDTDSIVSAIAYAQLKQKLGINAIACRLGELNPETDFVLKKFQVPEPVYIQNARVKLYDVPFDEPLLLKKDDTIKEAWDRMGMRSTSALFVVDEAQKLIGVVSLSDMTNILMSDKGEKPISLMKNTSCENIRKVLQGEFLYECEAYRTNGRIHILCSRNAEYSDISYRDSIVVVNDDLKLQKRALSDGAGCMILVDVDIISQGIIRMAKEANCTIIKTPLNMFQVARSMYRSPSVKLIMKRKIISFNNHAYIDDVYKQMSKSRFRSYPIVNNQGVVLGSISRYHLLNYQKKKFILVDHNELSQSIDDLKEAEILEVVDHHRIGDVETTTPIRFRNEIIGSTVSIIARMYKEAGIVPEKKTAAIMCCAIISDTMNFNSPTTTPVDRELAKELAAVAGLDLDAMAKEMFGAVATIKGRSMSEILYNDFKEYNIDGRRIAIGQINIADEQEIVDVQDEIRSYMKKINEINKFDLLMMCFTAADGSGSNLVFIGSLSSLVDEAFKEDIMDDLYFVDGVISRKKQIIPSLSKCLEAM; from the coding sequence ATGAAAGACGTTGTTCATATTATCGGGCACAAGAATCCGGATACGGATTCCATTGTATCGGCAATTGCATATGCACAGCTGAAGCAGAAGCTGGGAATCAATGCCATTGCCTGCCGTTTGGGAGAATTGAATCCGGAAACGGATTTTGTTTTAAAGAAATTTCAGGTTCCGGAACCGGTGTATATTCAAAATGCCAGAGTCAAGCTGTATGATGTACCGTTTGATGAACCGCTGCTGCTGAAAAAGGATGATACGATAAAGGAGGCGTGGGACCGCATGGGGATGCGTTCCACCAGCGCATTGTTCGTTGTGGATGAAGCACAGAAGCTGATTGGTGTTGTTTCCCTGTCGGATATGACAAATATCCTGATGAGCGATAAGGGAGAAAAGCCGATTTCCCTTATGAAAAACACATCCTGCGAGAATATCCGCAAGGTTTTGCAGGGCGAGTTTCTGTATGAATGCGAAGCGTATCGCACAAATGGAAGAATTCATATCTTATGCAGTCGGAATGCGGAGTACAGCGACATCAGCTATCGTGACAGCATCGTCGTTGTAAATGATGATTTGAAGCTGCAAAAGCGTGCGTTGAGTGATGGGGCCGGCTGTATGATCCTGGTGGATGTGGATATCATTTCCCAGGGAATTATCCGCATGGCGAAGGAAGCAAACTGTACGATTATCAAAACACCGCTGAATATGTTTCAGGTAGCCCGCAGCATGTATCGCTCACCAAGTGTGAAGCTGATTATGAAGCGTAAAATCATCAGCTTCAACAACCATGCCTATATTGATGATGTATACAAACAGATGTCGAAATCCAGATTTCGTTCCTATCCAATTGTTAACAATCAGGGCGTGGTGCTGGGCTCGATTTCCCGCTATCACCTGTTGAATTATCAGAAGAAAAAATTCATCCTGGTCGATCATAACGAGCTTTCTCAAAGTATTGATGATTTGAAGGAGGCGGAGATTCTGGAGGTTGTGGATCATCATCGCATCGGTGATGTGGAAACGACAACACCGATACGCTTCCGTAACGAAATCATCGGCAGTACGGTATCCATCATCGCCCGCATGTACAAGGAGGCGGGTATTGTACCAGAAAAGAAAACGGCAGCGATCATGTGCTGTGCGATTATCAGTGATACGATGAATTTCAATTCTCCTACGACCACTCCCGTTGACAGGGAGCTGGCAAAGGAGCTGGCAGCTGTCGCCGGCCTTGATCTGGATGCCATGGCGAAGGAGATGTTTGGAGCGGTTGCCACAATCAAGGGAAGAAGCATGTCCGAAATCCTGTATAATGATTTCAAGGAATACAATATTGACGGAAGGCGGATTGCGATCGGTCAGATCAATATCGCCGATGAGCAGGAAATCGTGGATGTACAGGATGAAATTCGTTCCTATATGAAGAAAATTAACGAGATAAATAAATTCGATCTGCTGATGATGTGCTTTACAGCCGCAGACGGCAGTGGAAGTAATCTGGTGTTTATCGGTTCTCTGAGTTCTCTTGTGGATGAAGCCTTTAAGGAGGATATTATGGATGATCTGTATTTTGTGGATGGTGTCATTTCACGTAAGAAACAGATTATTCCTTCTCTTTCCAAATGTCTGGAAGCCATGTAG
- a CDS encoding response regulator transcription factor: MNKIAICDNNPKAKEQIRKCCEKYDAKEGNINEYYEFSSGEDLLASSLHFDLIFLDIEMDDLNGIETAEQIRKTDMNVLLIIVSGYSKYKTRAYGLHVFDYMDKPFRSSQIEHVLQEVKRYQKLMETKFTVFRTTEGVTKLNIKEVLYLEFKSRKTHIYTTNGIYITKETLNECMNRLKEYDFFSPHRAFIVNFYHIRSFDSSSILLDDQEKTALPISKLRVKEFREEFLMYLEKAVSHV; encoded by the coding sequence ATGAACAAAATAGCAATATGTGATAATAATCCGAAAGCAAAAGAACAGATAAGAAAATGCTGTGAAAAATATGATGCAAAGGAAGGAAATATAAATGAATATTATGAATTTTCCTCCGGTGAAGATTTGCTGGCATCTTCTTTGCATTTTGATTTAATCTTTTTGGATATTGAAATGGATGATCTAAATGGTATTGAAACAGCAGAGCAGATTCGTAAGACAGATATGAATGTATTGTTAATTATCGTATCTGGTTATTCGAAATATAAAACAAGAGCTTATGGACTTCATGTTTTTGATTATATGGACAAACCATTTCGGTCCTCACAGATTGAGCATGTGTTACAAGAGGTTAAGCGATATCAGAAGCTCATGGAAACAAAATTTACTGTTTTTCGAACAACAGAGGGAGTGACAAAACTCAATATTAAAGAAGTTTTATATCTTGAGTTCAAATCGCGTAAAACACATATTTATACAACTAATGGAATCTACATAACAAAAGAAACATTAAATGAATGTATGAATCGTTTAAAAGAATACGACTTTTTTTCACCTCATCGTGCATTTATTGTGAACTTTTATCATATCCGTTCATTCGACAGCTCCTCAATCCTCCTAGACGATCAGGAAAAGACAGCACTTCCTATATCGAAATTAAGAGTTAAGGAATTTCGGGAGGAATTTCTAATGTATTTAGAAAAGGCGGTATCCCATGTATGA
- a CDS encoding ABC transporter ATP-binding protein, which yields MSELILRHVTKTLKNRKVLKDITARFESGKIYGFYGRNGSGKTMLLRAIAGLIYPEEGEICINGQKLQEDIDFPPDMGIIIEHTSLLPQYSAYMNLKMLSEIRKVATDEDIRTALRRVSLDPDDKRKVKVYSLGMKQRLAIAQAIFEHPKLLLLDEPTNALDEESIREIRTLLLNMRDEGCMILLASHNKDDLKLLCDEIYRMDEGMLSNFDDYITNK from the coding sequence ATGAGTGAACTTATTTTGCGTCATGTTACGAAGACGCTGAAAAATAGAAAAGTGTTGAAAGATATTACGGCAAGGTTTGAAAGTGGTAAAATTTATGGATTTTATGGTAGAAATGGTTCTGGAAAAACGATGCTGCTTCGGGCGATTGCAGGACTTATTTATCCGGAGGAGGGAGAAATCTGCATAAATGGACAAAAGCTACAGGAGGATATTGATTTCCCACCGGATATGGGGATTATTATTGAACATACAAGTCTGCTGCCGCAATATAGCGCATATATGAATCTAAAAATGCTTTCAGAAATTAGGAAAGTCGCAACAGATGAGGATATTCGCACTGCACTGCGTAGGGTGAGCTTAGATCCAGATGATAAACGCAAGGTAAAGGTATACTCTTTAGGAATGAAGCAGCGTTTGGCAATAGCACAGGCAATTTTCGAACATCCGAAGCTGCTTTTACTGGATGAGCCAACAAATGCTTTGGATGAAGAAAGTATCAGAGAAATACGGACACTGCTTCTGAATATGCGAGATGAAGGTTGTATGATACTTCTTGCCAGTCATAACAAAGATGATTTAAAATTGCTGTGTGATGAAATATACAGGATGGATGAAGGCATGCTTTCTAATTTTGATGATTATATTACGAATAAATAG
- a CDS encoding diguanylate cyclase — MMYHISIISEGDCMKEEIHKAFDDYLERFQSDENVCESIKKLVLEQLGCGSELDAVLRRFLEIAETQHYPYATPLGYAMLFFRTYASDIDLAISYNEKARKLFLQLPDYKERDGILTVANNAVLANILKENYGAAYQEIAAAMPLAEKGGRISYYSAFLNNGAIILREFGLYKKAIQQVEETLEKRDLIGESNFFITIFLLSSLYLYARETDKVRKLLEAHMQELIKSEYFDPSIYYKQYMEAAIIDDNRPLAEQWFQTLTQTYDFSKNDHLDNNEVYLSLARYHMYQKDYEKAQEYYEHLLAHMDELLGHKRHILEEAAKLYECLNDHARAYSYMRQAHELSITYTAFIDDMYRQEIEDVWEKNRMLSYEVLYDRLLDMTEFGKTVTSCLNRKQLFHVIEQHAGRIFSFDNWEVLLYEEPRGLFHSLNDTCYELETHPILRECIRKAASQKLPSLTPESAITQSLGSLYDEKTRSMLLQPITYQGTILAIFCMKSNQMENFSRTDQRLLQVFADYIAIAIHNVLQFEDALDKSSYDYLSGIYNRSALMQYGETMLQEVLQNRHSIGVLMMDIDDFKKINDTFGHMQGDEVIRRVTAIMRQKQRHGIIARFGGEEFILLIDSISKQELYELAEDIRYACEACRIATENGTISFTISIGCYYQEHPTSALQELFNEADQRLYIAKRNGKNYVQM, encoded by the coding sequence ATGATGTATCATATAAGTATTATAAGCGAAGGTGATTGTATGAAAGAGGAAATCCACAAAGCGTTTGATGATTATCTGGAACGCTTTCAAAGTGATGAGAATGTTTGTGAAAGCATTAAAAAGCTGGTGTTGGAACAGCTCGGCTGCGGCAGTGAGCTCGATGCTGTTCTCCGGCGTTTTCTTGAGATTGCAGAAACACAGCACTATCCCTATGCAACACCGCTGGGCTATGCCATGCTGTTTTTCAGAACCTATGCCTCGGATATCGATCTGGCGATTTCCTATAATGAAAAAGCCAGAAAGCTGTTTCTGCAGCTTCCGGATTATAAAGAGCGTGACGGCATACTGACCGTAGCCAACAATGCTGTACTGGCCAATATTCTAAAGGAAAATTACGGAGCCGCCTATCAGGAGATTGCAGCTGCCATGCCGCTGGCTGAGAAGGGTGGACGGATTTCCTATTACTCCGCTTTTCTGAATAACGGAGCCATCATCCTGCGGGAGTTCGGGCTTTACAAAAAAGCTATTCAACAGGTGGAGGAAACACTGGAGAAACGTGATCTTATCGGAGAAAGTAATTTCTTCATCACGATTTTTCTGTTGTCCAGCCTGTATCTTTATGCCAGAGAAACGGACAAGGTGCGTAAGCTTCTGGAAGCCCATATGCAGGAGCTTATTAAAAGTGAATATTTTGATCCCAGCATTTACTACAAGCAATATATGGAGGCAGCAATCATCGATGATAACCGGCCGCTCGCCGAGCAATGGTTTCAGACGCTGACGCAAACCTATGATTTTTCAAAAAATGATCACCTCGATAACAATGAGGTGTACCTGTCTTTAGCACGCTACCACATGTATCAGAAGGATTATGAAAAGGCTCAGGAGTATTACGAGCATCTGCTGGCTCACATGGACGAGCTGCTTGGTCATAAGCGGCATATTCTTGAAGAAGCAGCAAAGCTTTATGAATGTCTGAATGATCATGCAAGAGCATATTCCTATATGCGGCAGGCACACGAGCTTTCCATAACCTACACCGCCTTCATTGATGATATGTATCGGCAGGAAATCGAAGATGTCTGGGAAAAGAATCGCATGCTTTCCTATGAGGTTCTGTATGACCGTTTGCTTGATATGACTGAGTTTGGGAAAACGGTGACCTCCTGTCTGAACCGAAAACAGCTTTTCCATGTCATTGAACAGCATGCCGGACGCATCTTTTCCTTTGATAACTGGGAGGTTCTGCTTTATGAAGAACCAAGAGGATTATTTCATTCTCTCAATGATACCTGCTATGAATTGGAAACACATCCCATTCTTAGGGAATGCATACGCAAAGCTGCATCGCAAAAGCTGCCCAGCCTTACACCGGAATCTGCTATCACCCAAAGTCTTGGATCACTCTACGATGAGAAGACGCGCTCTATGCTGCTGCAGCCGATTACCTATCAGGGAACTATACTGGCCATATTCTGCATGAAATCAAATCAGATGGAGAACTTCAGCCGAACAGACCAGCGACTGCTGCAGGTCTTCGCCGACTACATTGCAATCGCCATCCACAATGTCTTGCAGTTTGAGGATGCGCTGGATAAGTCCAGCTATGATTACCTCAGCGGTATCTACAATCGAAGTGCCCTTATGCAGTATGGAGAAACTATGCTGCAGGAGGTATTGCAGAACAGACATTCCATTGGCGTCCTGATGATGGACATTGATGATTTTAAGAAAATCAATGATACCTTCGGACATATGCAGGGGGATGAGGTAATCCGCCGGGTAACCGCCATCATGAGGCAAAAACAGCGTCACGGTATCATCGCACGCTTCGGGGGTGAGGAATTTATCCTCCTGATTGACAGTATCAGTAAGCAGGAATTGTATGAGCTGGCCGAGGATATCCGCTACGCCTGTGAAGCTTGCAGGATCGCCACGGAAAACGGTACGATATCCTTCACCATCAGCATCGGCTGCTATTATCAGGAGCACCCGACTTCTGCACTGCAGGAATTGTTCAATGAAGCTGACCAGCGGCTGTATATCGCCAAACGAAACGGAAAGAATTACGTACAGATGTAG
- a CDS encoding AI-2E family transporter, producing MKLPFRDKDVIRSIRPWIYLSTYILLLGFLLVHLQDLKNGFDFVLSVFKSLLYAIVFAYVLNLPMKHIEGFLLRHTKQDSFLQKKKRVISMILTFLLALILIILISSIILPSIIDSLISLMENLTSFFTNIVKNIDEVLAYFHIDYRIENITQVEQFIQMPWEKIVTNVINLLSGSASGILSSATGFVSSFAVGFTGFMFSLYLLSGKENFIRQMRKVTAAFLGYGNSKIVFRYAARVNRIFSSFIGGQLTEACILWVLYYIFMRLFQFPYPELICTLIAVCSMVPVFGSMFAMSVGAIMMLSKDPLQSVWFIIFYQILSYFEDNVIYPRVVGNSVGLPGLWVLLSIFVFGDLWGVFGMIMAVPTTACLYVFFTEYVNHRLRKQRLIVTEKTVYQEDEEEHSA from the coding sequence ATGAAACTGCCTTTTCGTGATAAAGACGTTATACGATCCATACGACCCTGGATTTACCTGAGTACCTATATTCTTCTGCTTGGATTTCTCCTTGTGCATCTGCAGGACTTGAAAAACGGCTTTGATTTTGTATTATCCGTGTTTAAATCCCTGCTGTATGCCATTGTCTTTGCCTATGTTTTAAATCTGCCAATGAAGCATATTGAGGGCTTTCTGCTTCGCCATACAAAGCAGGATTCCTTTCTCCAAAAGAAAAAACGTGTCATTTCCATGATACTCACGTTTCTGCTTGCTCTGATTTTAATCATTCTTATCAGCAGTATCATCCTGCCTAGCATTATCGATTCTCTCATATCCCTTATGGAAAATCTAACCTCCTTCTTTACGAATATTGTGAAGAATATCGATGAGGTGCTGGCATATTTCCATATTGATTATCGAATCGAGAATATTACACAGGTTGAGCAGTTCATTCAGATGCCATGGGAGAAAATCGTTACCAACGTAATCAATCTGCTGTCCGGCAGTGCCAGCGGGATTTTATCAAGCGCTACCGGCTTTGTTTCCAGCTTTGCTGTCGGCTTTACGGGCTTTATGTTCTCCTTGTATCTGCTTAGCGGGAAAGAAAACTTCATACGCCAGATGCGCAAGGTGACAGCGGCCTTTCTCGGATATGGAAATTCAAAGATCGTTTTCCGCTATGCTGCACGTGTAAACCGGATATTTTCCAGCTTTATCGGCGGGCAGCTGACGGAGGCCTGTATTTTGTGGGTTTTGTATTATATCTTCATGCGGCTGTTTCAATTCCCGTATCCGGAGCTCATCTGTACACTGATTGCCGTTTGTTCCATGGTTCCGGTATTCGGCTCCATGTTTGCTATGAGTGTCGGAGCGATTATGATGCTGTCCAAGGATCCCTTACAGAGTGTATGGTTTATCATATTCTATCAGATACTCAGCTACTTTGAGGATAATGTCATTTATCCCCGTGTGGTTGGCAATTCCGTGGGACTCCCCGGTCTCTGGGTGCTGCTTAGTATTTTTGTTTTCGGGGATCTGTGGGGTGTCTTCGGTATGATTATGGCAGTACCGACAACAGCATGTCTGTATGTTTTCTTTACGGAATATGTGAATCACCGTTTGCGAAAGCAGAGGCTGATTGTAACAGAGAAAACCGTGTATCAGGAGGATGAAGAGGAGCATTCTGCATAA
- a CDS encoding N-acetylmuramoyl-L-alanine amidase, producing the protein MAKQRKKKRGINPIRLLIVVAMEFLVILGLLIICVKVFPDNPILAPLFSKKAETPVVVLDAGHGGYDAGSTFEELYEKDVTLALVKDIGARLEANGYPVLYTRQSDAVSWPANEIEDLSERVRISNESDARLFVSIHTNAAEVVNGSYGYEIWGKMKEPRVKALSENILKELDSLGYSQNRGMKDQDLSPIQVLQNNKLPSILIEAGFLASENDRLYLIDDAKRKVFADKIADGIIKTLEDEKKSDSNP; encoded by the coding sequence GTGGCAAAGCAAAGAAAGAAAAAAAGAGGAATTAATCCGATTCGACTGCTGATCGTAGTTGCGATGGAGTTTCTGGTCATACTGGGGCTGCTGATCATATGCGTGAAGGTTTTTCCGGACAATCCTATCCTTGCGCCTTTGTTCAGTAAAAAGGCAGAGACACCCGTTGTTGTTCTTGATGCCGGACATGGCGGCTATGATGCGGGTAGTACCTTTGAAGAGCTGTATGAAAAGGATGTTACACTTGCTCTAGTTAAGGATATCGGTGCTCGATTGGAAGCAAACGGCTATCCTGTTCTGTATACGAGACAGAGTGATGCTGTATCCTGGCCGGCGAATGAGATTGAAGATCTCAGCGAACGTGTCCGTATCTCCAATGAAAGTGATGCCCGTCTGTTTGTTTCTATACATACCAATGCGGCAGAAGTGGTAAATGGCTCCTATGGCTATGAAATCTGGGGGAAAATGAAGGAGCCGAGGGTGAAGGCTCTGTCGGAAAATATTTTAAAGGAGCTGGATTCTCTGGGCTATTCTCAGAATCGGGGCATGAAGGATCAGGATCTGTCTCCAATTCAGGTGCTGCAAAATAATAAGCTGCCCTCCATTCTGATAGAAGCCGGCTTTCTCGCCAGTGAGAACGACCGTCTGTATCTGATCGATGATGCAAAACGGAAGGTTTTTGCGGATAAAATAGCGGATGGCATTATCAAGACATTGGAGGATGAAAAGAAATCGGATAGCAATCCATGA